The following coding sequences are from one Papaver somniferum cultivar HN1 unplaced genomic scaffold, ASM357369v1 unplaced-scaffold_8, whole genome shotgun sequence window:
- the LOC113344810 gene encoding F-box/LRR-repeat protein 12-like — MGLSGRPKITDFFTSKPPFFGSKVQYLCLNYFHQYSDIELSNLLSWFSRLKYVSLSFSCITDKGFKALAECCPSLKKVRLPCCHSITDSGISFLLQNCGELASLCTSFCSKITGIGFLGCPKTLTKLEAIGCKFKPEGIKAVVNGGGMNHLILSAGFGVAGGGCIDTEAVMTISKGCPVLKKLINRGYHIDGSSIEQK, encoded by the coding sequence ATGGGTCTGAGCGGTCGTCCTAAGATAACTGATTTTTTTACGTCAAAGCCACCATTCTTTGGATCCAAAGTTCAATATCTTTGCTTAAATTACTTCCATCAGTATTCAGATATCGAGTTGTCTAATTTGTTATCTTGGTTTTCTCGTTTGAAATATGTAAGTTTATCATTTTCTTGTATTACGGATAAGGGTTTCAAGGCCTTGGCAGAATGTTGTCCATCCTTAAAGAAGGTTAGACTCCCATGTTGTCACTCGATTACTGATTCAGGAATAAGTTTTCTCTTACAAAATTGTGGAGAACTGGCTTCACTTTGTACTAGCTTCTGCAGCAAAATAACTGGCATTGGCTTTCTTGGGTGTCCAAAAACCTTAACAAAACTAGAAGCAATCGGGTGCAAATTTAAACCGGAGGGGATTAAAGCAGTTGTTAATGGAGGTGGGATGAATCATCTAATTCTATCAGCTGGGTTCGGCGTGGCTGGAGGAGGATGTATTGATACTGAAGCAGTTATGACGATTTCAAAAGGTTGTCCTGTATTAAAGAAACTAATAAATCGTGGGTATCATATAGACGGATCATCGATTGAACAGAAATAA